One genomic window of Microbacterium sp. BH-3-3-3 includes the following:
- the eccD gene encoding type VII secretion integral membrane protein EccD: protein MADVMNATRALLRLSVQSEGRRLDIAIPAQVPVIEFLPGFARSLGVLDPSMTSAGYALQRADGTTVDPSRGASAQGIVDGEVLTLVRGGLVAQPRVYDDIVEAVIDATSQQNRPWTTRDNARTALAVSLALLGVCAVLLLAAGRALPFGALVAGGGAVVLLVVAAVVARLGQREAGQGLGMAAAVFAAVAGFLSVPPAFDIWGWPLAAAGGGAFVIAGVALALTRDRAELQLAPLIAGGVIGVTGTFAAFFPGATVWTLMVGIVATLGGALPWLALGTTRLRIVSPQSDAEMFAEPEPIDADDVAERVAQGKRILMALRLALAASVLLAVPLVAAQNAAGALLGALAFAGMMFPSRQTFARAGVLTVMTTGILGLVVSGVVASLTQPDLRVGILVVLAIATVSVVTVTLLAPKTRLRLIRIADTAELLVLASLLPLSVIASGLA from the coding sequence ATGGCTGACGTCATGAACGCCACACGGGCGCTGCTGCGCCTGTCCGTGCAGAGCGAGGGCCGCCGGCTCGACATCGCGATTCCCGCTCAGGTGCCCGTCATCGAGTTCCTGCCGGGCTTCGCCCGATCGCTCGGGGTGCTCGATCCGTCGATGACCTCCGCCGGCTACGCCCTGCAGCGAGCCGACGGCACCACCGTCGATCCGTCGCGCGGGGCCTCGGCCCAGGGCATCGTCGACGGAGAGGTGCTCACCCTCGTGCGTGGCGGGCTCGTCGCTCAGCCGCGCGTCTATGACGACATCGTCGAGGCCGTCATCGACGCCACGTCGCAGCAGAACCGGCCCTGGACGACGCGCGACAACGCCCGCACGGCCCTCGCGGTCAGCCTGGCCCTGCTCGGCGTCTGCGCGGTGCTGCTCCTCGCCGCCGGTCGCGCCCTCCCCTTCGGCGCCCTGGTCGCCGGCGGCGGCGCGGTCGTGCTGCTCGTCGTCGCGGCCGTCGTCGCGCGGCTCGGCCAACGCGAGGCCGGCCAGGGCCTGGGAATGGCGGCCGCCGTGTTCGCGGCGGTCGCGGGGTTCCTCTCCGTCCCGCCGGCGTTCGACATCTGGGGCTGGCCCCTCGCCGCCGCGGGGGGCGGAGCCTTCGTGATCGCCGGCGTCGCTCTGGCCCTCACCCGCGACCGCGCCGAACTTCAGCTGGCGCCCCTCATCGCCGGCGGGGTCATCGGCGTCACGGGCACCTTCGCCGCCTTCTTCCCCGGCGCGACCGTGTGGACGCTCATGGTCGGCATCGTCGCGACCCTCGGCGGCGCACTCCCGTGGCTCGCCCTCGGAACCACTCGACTGCGCATCGTCTCGCCGCAGAGCGACGCCGAGATGTTCGCCGAACCGGAGCCCATCGACGCCGACGACGTCGCGGAGCGGGTGGCGCAGGGCAAGCGCATCCTCATGGCCCTGCGGCTCGCCCTCGCCGCGTCCGTGCTCCTCGCCGTCCCCCTCGTCGCCGCGCAGAACGCCGCGGGGGCGCTCCTGGGCGCCCTGGCCTTCGCCGGCATGATGTTCCCCTCCCGGCAGACGTTCGCGCGAGCGGGCGTGCTGACGGTGATGACGACCGGCATCCTGGGTCTCGTCGTCTCGGGCGTGGTCGCCTCGCTGACGCAGCCCGACCTGCGTGTCGGCATCCTGGTCGTGCTCGCGATCGCCACCGTCAGCGTGGTCACCGTCACCCTGCTGGCTCCGAAGACGCGCCTGCGGCTGATCCGGATCGCCGACACCGCCGAACTGCTGGTGCTGGCGTCGCTGCTTCCGCTGTCGGTCATCGCCTCCGGTCTGGCCTGA
- the eccB gene encoding type VII secretion protein EccB: MATKGDLIEAQNFSRRRLLTAFVSGAPGGKELQPTSPLRAVIAAIALTVIVVLVGVFYGLIRPGLPTGWENGKLVLVSDTGARFVTVEGVLHPVINTASARLLLPASDFGVISTDQATLAGTPVGDTLGITGAPDEIPPASGLINTGWSACVSDVAGLDVRLSTASGPATETDRAVVVSVDGILHVVLGGRSFAVSSSDADAVLRAAGISALSPVTVPAAWLDLFTASTPLTPLTLQNYGASVPGTNLKVGQVIRQAGSADDERFLVQTGGVLEALTPLAWQLYQLGSGSALNGSVTEVTADEIRTLSTAPTGLGDEWPRTGFETVAAGERPCAILRGGEGQATTALATQPASAPVTAGVRVDPSHGALVRAGGRGDQSSSVLTLVDATGTAYPLPNATDETIARLGYSPSDVAAVTDGWTALLRTGPSLSESAAQQSPTTGSK, encoded by the coding sequence GTGGCCACCAAGGGCGACCTGATCGAGGCGCAGAACTTCTCGCGCCGACGCCTGCTCACCGCGTTCGTCAGCGGCGCGCCGGGCGGCAAGGAACTGCAGCCGACGTCTCCGCTGCGCGCGGTCATCGCGGCCATCGCCCTCACGGTCATCGTCGTGCTGGTCGGCGTGTTCTACGGGCTGATCCGCCCCGGCCTTCCGACGGGATGGGAGAACGGCAAGCTCGTGCTCGTCTCCGACACCGGGGCGCGTTTCGTCACCGTCGAGGGCGTCCTGCACCCCGTCATCAACACGGCCAGCGCCCGCCTGCTGCTGCCCGCGAGCGATTTCGGCGTGATCTCCACCGACCAGGCGACCCTGGCCGGCACTCCCGTGGGAGACACCCTCGGCATCACGGGCGCGCCCGACGAGATCCCACCCGCGTCGGGGCTCATCAACACCGGGTGGAGCGCGTGCGTCTCCGACGTCGCCGGCCTCGACGTGCGCCTGTCCACGGCGAGCGGTCCGGCCACCGAGACCGACCGCGCGGTCGTCGTCTCGGTCGACGGCATCCTGCACGTGGTGCTGGGGGGTCGCAGTTTCGCGGTGTCGAGCAGCGACGCCGACGCCGTGCTGCGCGCGGCCGGCATCTCGGCGCTGTCGCCGGTGACGGTGCCCGCGGCGTGGCTCGATCTGTTCACCGCCAGCACGCCCCTCACCCCCCTGACGCTGCAGAACTACGGCGCCTCGGTGCCCGGGACCAACCTCAAGGTGGGCCAGGTGATCCGGCAGGCCGGTTCGGCCGACGACGAGCGGTTCCTCGTGCAGACCGGCGGGGTGCTCGAGGCGCTGACCCCCCTCGCCTGGCAGCTCTACCAGCTGGGCAGCGGCAGCGCGCTGAACGGCTCCGTGACCGAGGTCACCGCCGACGAGATCCGCACGCTCTCGACGGCGCCCACCGGCCTCGGCGACGAGTGGCCGCGCACCGGCTTCGAGACCGTCGCCGCCGGCGAACGCCCCTGCGCGATCCTCCGGGGCGGCGAGGGGCAGGCGACGACCGCTCTCGCCACTCAGCCGGCCTCGGCGCCCGTCACGGCCGGCGTACGGGTCGACCCGAGCCACGGTGCCCTCGTGCGCGCCGGAGGGCGCGGAGACCAGAGCTCCAGCGTGCTGACCCTGGTGGATGCCACGGGCACGGCCTACCCGCTGCCGAACGCCACCGACGAGACCATCGCCCGCCTCGGTTACTCCCCCTCCGACGTCGCCGCCGTGACCGACGGGTGGACGGCGCTGCTGCGCACGGGCCCGTCGTTGAGCGAGAGCGCCGCGCAGCAGTCCCCGACCACGGGGTCGAAGTGA
- a CDS encoding S8 family serine peptidase has protein sequence MTLRRRTGGFGAAILVAGLLLSASPAAAQASGPASGVVSSSRDQCLAATRISQTPPALDKLQSEAAWELTRGAGITVAVVDSGVAPNPHLDDAIIAGVNLVPDGTDGIGRTDFYGHGTVIAGQIAARLIPKSGVQGLAPEVRILPVRVYAGDSDQQVEAGFGPNTARIAEGIRIAADRGAQIINVSMSTTEKNAALADAVAYARDRGSLVVASAGNRDSTSAVEENGSDGTRYPAGFSGAIGVAAANDAGVVTSASIRGSHVALAAPGQNIASAWPQGGDCAVATDAPATSYAAAYVSAAAALVAAAHPDETPAQWAYRLEATAVRAQPDTRSNSSGWGIVQPYDAIVLVPGSGLRGPKSPFPGAASTPQPTQTPEAVAVVVGPGPDAAAITLATGIGVAGLIVLGAIGALAVLVSRRREETELRRPAPTGRGLYGDAPAD, from the coding sequence GTGACCCTTCGCCGGCGGACCGGCGGGTTCGGTGCGGCGATCCTCGTCGCGGGTCTGCTGCTGTCGGCCTCGCCCGCCGCCGCTCAGGCCTCGGGCCCGGCATCCGGTGTCGTGTCGTCGTCGCGCGACCAGTGCCTCGCGGCGACGCGGATCAGCCAGACCCCGCCCGCCCTCGACAAGCTGCAGAGCGAGGCGGCGTGGGAGCTCACCCGCGGCGCGGGCATCACGGTGGCCGTCGTGGATTCCGGCGTCGCCCCGAACCCCCACCTCGACGACGCGATCATCGCCGGCGTCAACCTCGTGCCCGACGGCACCGACGGCATCGGGCGCACCGACTTCTACGGGCACGGAACGGTGATCGCCGGGCAGATCGCGGCCCGGCTCATCCCGAAGTCGGGCGTTCAGGGACTCGCCCCCGAGGTGCGGATCCTGCCGGTGCGCGTGTACGCCGGCGACTCCGATCAGCAGGTCGAGGCCGGGTTCGGTCCGAACACCGCGCGCATCGCCGAGGGCATCCGCATCGCGGCCGACCGTGGCGCGCAGATCATCAACGTCTCGATGAGCACGACCGAGAAGAACGCGGCCCTGGCCGACGCGGTCGCGTACGCGCGCGATCGCGGCAGCCTGGTCGTCGCCAGCGCCGGCAACCGCGACTCCACCTCCGCGGTCGAAGAGAACGGTTCCGACGGCACGCGCTACCCCGCCGGTTTCTCCGGCGCCATCGGGGTCGCGGCCGCCAACGACGCGGGCGTCGTCACGAGTGCGAGCATCCGCGGCTCCCATGTCGCGCTGGCCGCCCCCGGGCAGAACATCGCGTCGGCGTGGCCGCAGGGCGGCGACTGCGCGGTCGCCACCGACGCCCCCGCCACCAGCTACGCCGCCGCCTACGTCTCGGCCGCGGCGGCCCTCGTCGCCGCCGCCCATCCCGACGAGACGCCCGCGCAGTGGGCCTACCGCCTCGAGGCGACGGCCGTGCGGGCGCAGCCCGACACGCGCTCGAACTCGTCGGGCTGGGGCATCGTGCAGCCCTACGACGCGATCGTGCTCGTGCCCGGCTCAGGGCTCCGCGGCCCCAAGAGCCCCTTCCCGGGTGCCGCGTCCACGCCGCAGCCGACGCAGACGCCCGAGGCCGTCGCGGTGGTCGTCGGACCCGGACCGGATGCCGCGGCCATCACCCTGGCGACGGGGATCGGCGTCGCCGGTCTCATCGTGCTGGGCGCGATCGGAGCCCTCGCGGTCCTCGTGAGCCGACGCCGCGAAGAGACCGAGCTCCGCCGACCCGCCCCCACGGGCCGTGGACTCTACGGAGACGCGCCGGCCGACTAG
- a CDS encoding DUF5684 domain-containing protein → MNALGLIATTAGAVLVLAVVLHVWYAMGLSRVFAARGAEPWRAWVPIVNDAEVFRLGRVDPVRAVLLLVPFVNVYALVLKATAAHRLGAASGRGAGTTALALVLPPVWAGILAAPGATPDAAKPHDANDPAVDEAAVDDAEEPSSGPLTAVPGAGTPAAAAGTRRASRSVEVPAAVPVLAGPVDVPPRGASVSTTTPEVGSSVPVAPPSASAVRGDDSGPAEHGVAPVSAAPVAPSAESGLGGIDAADGPAAADTGAPFDRVAETTDATASAADRAEMPVAAPLDESTQTARPRSRRRGEWILGLPDGEQVSIAGRTVVLGRKPAQTEESVQYIAVADDTRTMSKQHARLDWTVTGWTITDLDSTNGVTLLHDDGRSERLRAQTPALASERFRLGDAQIDLRPGAIA, encoded by the coding sequence ATGAACGCTCTGGGCCTGATCGCCACGACCGCGGGCGCGGTGCTCGTGCTCGCCGTGGTGCTGCACGTCTGGTATGCGATGGGCCTGTCGCGCGTCTTCGCGGCGCGCGGCGCGGAGCCCTGGCGCGCGTGGGTGCCGATCGTGAACGACGCCGAGGTCTTCCGGCTGGGGCGGGTCGACCCGGTGCGCGCCGTGCTGCTGCTCGTGCCTTTCGTCAACGTCTACGCCCTCGTGCTCAAGGCGACCGCGGCGCACCGCCTGGGCGCTGCGTCGGGACGCGGTGCCGGTACGACGGCGCTGGCGCTCGTTCTGCCGCCCGTGTGGGCGGGGATCCTCGCCGCACCCGGAGCGACCCCGGATGCCGCGAAGCCCCACGACGCGAACGACCCCGCGGTCGACGAGGCCGCGGTCGACGACGCCGAGGAGCCCTCGTCGGGTCCCCTGACCGCGGTCCCCGGGGCGGGAACGCCGGCCGCGGCCGCCGGAACCCGCCGCGCTTCGCGCTCGGTCGAGGTCCCCGCCGCCGTACCGGTGCTGGCCGGACCCGTCGACGTCCCCCCTCGGGGTGCGTCGGTCAGCACGACGACGCCCGAGGTCGGATCCTCCGTGCCGGTCGCTCCCCCCTCCGCCTCCGCCGTGCGCGGCGACGATTCCGGCCCGGCCGAGCACGGCGTCGCGCCGGTGAGTGCCGCCCCCGTCGCCCCGAGCGCCGAGAGCGGCCTCGGGGGGATCGACGCCGCGGACGGACCCGCGGCCGCCGACACCGGCGCGCCGTTCGACCGGGTCGCCGAGACGACCGACGCCACGGCATCCGCCGCCGACCGCGCCGAGATGCCGGTCGCGGCGCCGCTCGACGAATCGACGCAGACCGCTCGGCCCCGCTCCCGCCGCCGGGGGGAGTGGATCCTCGGCCTCCCCGACGGGGAGCAGGTGAGCATCGCCGGACGAACCGTCGTGCTCGGACGCAAACCCGCGCAGACCGAGGAATCCGTGCAGTACATCGCGGTCGCCGATGACACCCGCACCATGTCGAAGCAGCATGCGCGGCTCGACTGGACGGTGACGGGCTGGACCATCACCGACCTGGACTCGACGAACGGCGTGACGCTGCTGCACGACGACGGGCGCAGCGAACGGCTGCGCGCGCAGACCCCCGCTCTCGCCTCGGAGCGGTTCCGTCTCGGCGACGCGCAGATCGATCTGCGTCCCGGCGCGATCGCCTAG
- a CDS encoding CGNR zinc finger domain-containing protein — translation MHLNPYGEYAVLLAASLANDWPADREGIERRTRESGMTMTFPAAPDDHERTRTVVDEWLRIVDETDPDARAARLNAQMAAVTAYPRLTNHDGEGWHLHYRDSDESLPRVLAAVISVGTSLHLVTRGMTRLARCAAEPCDRVVVDVTRNGRQRYCSVRCANRAAVRRHRARVPR, via the coding sequence ATGCATCTCAACCCTTACGGCGAGTACGCCGTCCTGTTGGCCGCCTCGTTGGCGAACGACTGGCCGGCCGACCGCGAGGGGATCGAACGCCGCACGCGCGAGAGCGGGATGACGATGACCTTCCCCGCGGCACCCGACGACCACGAACGCACCCGCACCGTCGTCGACGAGTGGCTGCGGATCGTCGACGAGACCGATCCCGATGCGCGCGCGGCGCGGCTGAACGCCCAGATGGCCGCCGTCACGGCCTACCCCCGTCTGACGAACCACGACGGCGAGGGGTGGCACCTGCACTACCGCGACAGCGACGAATCGCTCCCCCGCGTGCTCGCGGCGGTCATCTCGGTCGGCACGTCGCTGCACCTCGTCACCCGGGGAATGACCCGCCTCGCTCGATGCGCCGCCGAGCCCTGCGATCGCGTGGTCGTCGACGTCACGCGCAACGGCCGGCAACGGTACTGCTCGGTGCGCTGCGCGAATCGCGCCGCGGTGCGCCGCCATCGCGCGCGCGTCCCGCGCTGA
- a CDS encoding alpha/beta fold hydrolase, translating into MRKTTKVALVLVPVLLLGVPLLTVGVTSTVNAVATATEAERIVPYGQLVPVGEHRMNVVVQGDHDRTIVLLPGLGTGAPGRDFAPLIDELDDTFRVIAVEPLGTGLSDQTDVPRTAENITREVHEALQYLGVDRYILAGHSISGIYALTYTAAYRDEVDAFVGIDSSVPDQPGSTEALPTDAVATMNALGITRVLQAIGPDPYAGADFDDSAKEQMRILTTRNSTASTMLDEMDRTAANFAEVSAQVFAPDLPVLLFVRADDPDVEDWVGLHERQAASVQNGEVVLVSGSHYLHHTAAAEISAETTRFVDSLGG; encoded by the coding sequence ATGAGGAAAACCACGAAAGTGGCCCTGGTACTGGTGCCCGTCCTGCTGCTGGGCGTGCCCCTGCTCACCGTCGGCGTCACCTCGACCGTCAACGCCGTCGCCACGGCCACCGAGGCGGAGCGGATCGTCCCCTACGGCCAGCTCGTCCCGGTGGGGGAACACCGCATGAACGTGGTCGTCCAGGGCGATCACGACCGGACGATCGTGCTGCTCCCGGGCCTGGGAACGGGCGCCCCCGGCCGTGACTTCGCGCCCCTCATCGATGAGCTCGACGACACCTTCCGAGTGATCGCCGTCGAACCCCTGGGCACCGGCCTCAGCGACCAGACCGACGTGCCGCGCACGGCGGAGAACATCACGCGCGAGGTGCACGAGGCGCTGCAGTACCTCGGCGTCGACCGCTACATCCTGGCCGGGCATTCGATCTCGGGGATCTACGCCCTGACGTACACCGCCGCCTATCGCGACGAGGTCGACGCCTTCGTCGGCATCGACTCCAGCGTGCCCGACCAGCCGGGCAGCACCGAGGCGCTGCCGACGGATGCCGTGGCGACGATGAACGCCCTGGGCATCACACGCGTCCTGCAGGCGATCGGCCCCGACCCCTATGCGGGCGCCGACTTCGACGACAGCGCGAAGGAGCAGATGCGCATCCTGACGACGCGCAACTCGACGGCATCCACGATGCTCGACGAGATGGATCGCACCGCGGCGAACTTCGCCGAGGTCAGCGCCCAGGTGTTCGCCCCCGACCTGCCCGTGCTGCTGTTCGTGCGCGCGGACGATCCCGACGTGGAGGACTGGGTCGGGCTGCACGAGCGCCAGGCGGCGAGCGTGCAGAACGGCGAGGTCGTCCTGGTGTCGGGCAGTCATTACCTGCACCACACGGCGGCCGCGGAGATCTCGGCCGAGACGACGCGGTTCGTGGATTCCCTCGGCGGGTGA
- a CDS encoding GNAT family N-acetyltransferase, protein MADELTVTRNDEARRYEIHVGDELGGFLDFRPAGEDRTTLPHTEVDPAFAGRGLGKVLASEALADLARRGGSIIPSCPFVAHYLRENDVPGLVVEWPNEDDAADAAGPGEPS, encoded by the coding sequence ATGGCCGACGAACTGACTGTGACCCGAAACGACGAGGCGCGCCGCTACGAGATCCACGTGGGCGACGAGCTCGGTGGCTTCCTCGACTTCCGCCCCGCGGGTGAGGACCGCACGACCCTCCCCCACACCGAGGTCGACCCGGCCTTCGCCGGTCGCGGCCTCGGCAAGGTCCTCGCGAGCGAGGCGCTGGCCGACCTCGCCCGACGCGGCGGCAGCATCATCCCGTCGTGCCCCTTCGTGGCGCACTACCTGCGCGAGAACGACGTGCCGGGCCTCGTCGTGGAGTGGCCGAACGAAGACGACGCGGCCGACGCCGCCGGGCCCGGCGAACCCTCGTGA
- a CDS encoding pirin family protein, translating to MTRLDVAPPASEGPIACDGPRSLVIEAREVPLGGVRGMEVHRTLPHRALPMVGAWCFLDRFGPQETLMRVEPHPHIGLQTVTWPIVGEVRHRDAVGSDVVVRPGALNLMTSGAGIAHSEYSVGEGPIPLDALQLWVALPDARRHGAPAFERHEHLPTIDLGDGADAVVVMGELGDVASPATVHTPIVGAELRLPAGVTVRVPLRPEWEYALYGMTGHADAVTGMDAVDADAARRPAPGLEPGSTVAIDDSRLVYVGKGRDNLELRSDGGARVFLLGGEPFEADIVMWWNFVGRSHDEIVEARDAWEARADRFGTVIDHGPERIPAPPLPAVRLTPRRRRD from the coding sequence GTGACCCGACTCGACGTCGCCCCGCCGGCATCCGAGGGTCCGATCGCGTGCGACGGACCGCGTTCCCTCGTGATCGAGGCGCGCGAGGTGCCGTTGGGCGGCGTCCGGGGCATGGAGGTGCACCGCACGCTGCCGCATCGCGCGCTGCCGATGGTGGGGGCGTGGTGCTTCCTCGACCGGTTCGGACCGCAAGAGACCCTCATGCGGGTCGAACCGCACCCGCACATCGGCCTGCAGACGGTGACGTGGCCGATCGTGGGCGAGGTGCGGCACCGCGACGCGGTGGGCAGCGACGTCGTGGTTCGGCCGGGGGCGCTGAACCTCATGACCAGCGGCGCGGGCATCGCGCACTCGGAATACTCCGTCGGCGAGGGACCCATCCCCCTCGATGCCCTTCAGCTGTGGGTCGCGCTTCCCGACGCGCGCCGGCACGGTGCTCCCGCCTTCGAGCGACACGAGCACCTGCCCACGATCGACCTCGGCGACGGCGCCGACGCGGTCGTCGTGATGGGCGAACTCGGCGATGTCGCTTCTCCCGCGACGGTGCACACCCCGATCGTCGGGGCCGAGCTGCGGTTGCCCGCCGGCGTGACCGTGCGCGTGCCCCTTCGCCCCGAGTGGGAGTATGCCCTGTACGGCATGACCGGCCATGCCGACGCCGTGACGGGAATGGATGCCGTCGACGCCGACGCCGCGCGACGACCGGCGCCGGGTCTGGAGCCGGGATCCACCGTGGCGATCGACGACAGTCGACTGGTCTACGTCGGCAAGGGACGCGACAACCTCGAGCTGCGCAGCGACGGCGGCGCCCGGGTCTTCCTGTTGGGCGGAGAGCCGTTCGAAGCCGACATCGTGATGTGGTGGAACTTCGTCGGCCGCTCGCACGATGAGATCGTCGAGGCGCGCGACGCCTGGGAGGCCCGGGCCGACCGCTTCGGCACGGTGATCGATCACGGCCCCGAGCGCATTCCCGCTCCGCCCCTGCCCGCGGTGCGCTTGACGCCGCGGCGGCGGCGCGACTGA
- a CDS encoding LCP family protein produces the protein MRRRTVAQHARLRSPHPIAQLLTVLAVAVVVVLVSAAGVAAYTAYDLTTSFTEEAVVVENQPPVPPDLSELEGGVNMMVVGIDACEESLREVFGERCEGPDAEGQLNDVNILVHISDAPRRVTVVSFPRDLLFDAPACDTADGDRWGGGYVQINEIYTYGGLSCVMTAISDMSGQPVQFGAMVTFGGVIEITNAIGGVEICLASDMRDENTGIDWAAGPRTIQGLEALQFLRTRYGVGGSDLARVSNQQQYMSRLARKLVSEEVLSNPATLFRLASTGLRNVTPTQSLTNPLTLVQIASAVKDVPFQDIVFVQYPTVQASADANRVEPNYDAAQVLWDALLANQGIEVTGDAGANGGVVVAEPAPGEAVPSEAPSEGEAVEPGTVDPNTGAVALPESITGSSAAQQTCSAGVVN, from the coding sequence ATGCGCCGTCGCACCGTCGCACAGCACGCGCGCCTGCGGTCCCCGCACCCGATCGCTCAGCTGCTCACCGTTCTCGCCGTCGCCGTCGTGGTGGTCCTCGTCTCGGCCGCGGGCGTTGCCGCGTACACCGCCTACGACCTGACCACGAGCTTCACCGAAGAGGCCGTCGTCGTCGAGAACCAGCCGCCCGTCCCGCCCGACCTCAGCGAGCTCGAGGGCGGCGTGAACATGATGGTCGTCGGCATCGACGCGTGCGAAGAGAGCCTGCGCGAGGTCTTCGGCGAGCGCTGCGAGGGCCCCGACGCCGAGGGGCAGCTCAACGACGTCAACATCCTCGTGCACATCTCCGATGCCCCGCGTCGGGTGACGGTGGTGTCGTTCCCGCGCGACCTGCTCTTCGACGCCCCGGCCTGCGACACCGCCGACGGCGACCGCTGGGGCGGCGGCTACGTGCAGATCAACGAGATCTACACCTACGGCGGACTGTCGTGCGTGATGACGGCGATCTCCGACATGAGCGGGCAACCCGTGCAGTTCGGCGCGATGGTCACCTTCGGCGGCGTGATCGAGATCACCAACGCCATCGGCGGCGTCGAGATCTGCCTCGCCAGCGACATGCGCGACGAGAACACCGGCATCGACTGGGCCGCGGGTCCGCGCACCATCCAGGGTCTCGAGGCCCTGCAGTTCCTGCGCACCCGCTACGGCGTGGGCGGCAGCGACCTCGCGCGCGTGAGCAACCAGCAGCAGTACATGTCGCGTCTGGCCCGCAAGCTCGTCAGCGAAGAGGTGCTGTCGAACCCGGCGACGCTGTTCCGTCTGGCCTCCACGGGGTTGCGCAACGTCACGCCGACACAGAGCCTGACCAACCCGCTGACGCTCGTGCAGATCGCGTCCGCGGTCAAGGACGTGCCGTTCCAAGACATCGTGTTCGTGCAGTACCCGACCGTTCAGGCCAGCGCCGACGCCAACCGCGTCGAGCCGAACTACGACGCGGCGCAGGTGCTGTGGGACGCCCTTCTCGCCAACCAGGGCATCGAGGTGACCGGCGACGCCGGCGCGAACGGGGGCGTCGTCGTCGCAGAACCCGCTCCGGGTGAGGCCGTGCCGAGCGAGGCGCCCTCCGAGGGCGAAGCGGTCGAGCCCGGAACCGTCGACCCGAACACCGGCGCGGTGGCCCTTCCCGAGTCGATCACGGGGTCGAGCGCGGCGCAGCAGACGTGCAGCGCCGGCGTGGTGAACTGA
- a CDS encoding ECF transporter S component, which produces MSLASGLSTRVLLVCAAIGVGTGIVGGAAGWLTLIVLAGAPWAYGLVLGSHVLPGIIAQQVVRRAGVALVTHVLAALVASAMAPQWTFRFLGTALLFGGIQEGVAALTRYRVWASVRFYGSALVIGGLVAVVVWFAADIASLAPATRVAYLVIGVAGPVAWTAVGLAIGSGLRRAGVGRGLSTTK; this is translated from the coding sequence GTGTCCCTGGCATCCGGTCTCTCCACGCGCGTGCTGCTCGTCTGCGCCGCGATCGGGGTGGGGACCGGCATCGTGGGCGGTGCCGCCGGGTGGCTGACGCTGATCGTCCTGGCGGGGGCACCCTGGGCCTACGGGCTCGTGCTGGGCTCGCACGTGCTACCCGGGATCATCGCGCAGCAGGTGGTGCGCCGCGCCGGGGTGGCCCTGGTGACGCACGTGCTCGCCGCACTGGTGGCCAGTGCCATGGCGCCGCAGTGGACGTTCCGTTTCCTCGGCACGGCCCTGCTGTTCGGCGGGATCCAAGAAGGCGTCGCCGCCCTCACCCGGTACCGCGTGTGGGCGTCCGTGCGCTTCTACGGCTCGGCGCTCGTGATCGGCGGGCTCGTCGCCGTGGTCGTCTGGTTCGCGGCCGACATCGCCAGCCTCGCGCCGGCCACCCGCGTCGCCTACCTCGTGATCGGCGTCGCGGGACCCGTGGCCTGGACGGCAGTGGGGCTCGCCATCGGCTCGGGTCTGCGTCGCGCCGGAGTGGGGCGCGGTCTCTCGACGACGAAGTGA